The following coding sequences are from one Hydra vulgaris chromosome 04, alternate assembly HydraT2T_AEP window:
- the LOC136079458 gene encoding uncharacterized protein LOC136079458: MVNCWNEDDWIKNIRMSKAAFNYLCKEVSPFMPIQGTNFRKSLPLEMKLAVTLYFLSGSADYRTIANLFGLGKSTVCTIVHRVCKHFVDNLMKKYISLPSREETMEIIVSFEKLYGFPQVVGAVDGCHIRIKAPHKNSEDYINRKEYHSIILQGLVDSKYLFRDIFVGWTGKSHDSRVFKNSPLYKECLARTFLPTNLSKIIDNIEIGPLILGDSAYPLKNWLMKPYSDRGNLSIEEAKFNVSLSKCRVVVENGFGRLKGRFQCLLKRLDTTVEHTVNIVTTCCILHNFCTLTKQKYLNEWIEQTEIDLVNPILNHSCIELDNKAEFIRNSIKKHYFTTV; this comes from the coding sequence ATGGTAAACTGTTGGAACGAAGATGATTGGATAAAAAACATAAGAATGTCTAAAGCAGCCTTTAATTATCTGTGCAAGGAAGTTTCACCTTTTATGCCTATACAAGGCACTAACTTTCGTAAATCTTTGCCTTTAGAAATGAAGTTAGCTGTGacactttactttttaagtgGATCTGCAGATTACCGAACAATAGCCAATTTATTTGGCTTAGGAAAATCAACTGTTTGTACAATAGTTCACAGAGTTTGTAAACATTTTGTTGATAACTTAATGAAGAAATACATTTCCTTACCCTCAAGGGAAGAAACAATGGAGATTATagtaagttttgaaaaattatatggTTTTCCACAAGTAGTTGGAGCAGTTGATGGATGTCACATAAGAATAAAGGCTCCTCATAAAAATTCAGAGGACTATATAAACAGAAAAGAATATCACTCCATTATTTTACAGGGATTGGTAGACAGCAAGTATTTATTTAGAGATATTTTTGTAGGGTGGACTGGCAAATCACACGATTCaagggtttttaaaaattctcccTTATATAAAGAGTGTCTGGCTAGAACCTTTTTACCtacaaacttatctaaaataattgataatattgaaattggTCCTCTTATCCTTGGTGATTCAGCATATCCCCTTAAAAATTGGCTTATGAAACCTTACTCAGATCGTGGAAATCTTAGTATAGAAGAAGCAAAGTTTAACGTTTCTCTTAGTAAATGTCGTGTGGTGGTGGAGAATGGATTTGGAAGATTAAAAGGTCGATTTCAATGTCTTTTAAAGAGATTAGATACAACAGTTGAACACACAGTCAATATTGTTACAACATGTTGTATACTACATAACTTCTGTACTTTGACAaagcaaaagtatttaaatgaaTGGATTGAACAAACAGAAATTGACTTAGTAAACCCTATATTAAACCACAGTTGCATTGAACTTGACAATAAAGCTGAGTTTATTAGAAAttccataaaaaaacattattttacaacTGTTTAg
- the LOC136079459 gene encoding uncharacterized protein LOC136079459 yields MAEEKAVAEEKVKSRKRARHWDDEETKILISKWSEDNIQEKLKSCTRKGKIWEEILLFLQASGYEDRDKEMCKTRIHTLTSAYRNYIDNKRNTSGTGPSKKPSCFDEIDKVLSDKPTTLPTFLKSSSGMNVIIEKTAEVNNFNNCVNELVNCEHIDIETTPSSSKSEELVKKDNSFYFKKSKKKKSRSEVMFEQLNATVNKFMTSQADIDHKILESILENHKQEESCVILKVRQVEDLYFIEIELSLADLTLEKLTCTIKEEFSVQDNASLLITKLPNVLIRNDKDVKCLKSGTEIEFLIMIKKM; encoded by the exons ATGGCGGAGGAAAAAGCTGTTGCTGaagaaaaagttaaatctaGAAAGAGAGCTAGACATTGGGATGATGAGgaaacaaaaatactaattagtAAATGGTCAGAAGATAATATCCAAGAAAAGTTGAAGTCATGCACAag aAAAGGAAAAATTTGGGAGGAAATTTTGCTATTCTTGCAAGCTTCTGGATATGAAGACAGAGATAAAGAGATGTGTAAAACAAGAATTCACACATTGACAAGTGCATATCGcaattatattgataataaacgAAATACAAGTGGGACTGGTCCTTCCAAAAAACCATCCTGCTTTGATGAAATTGATAAGGTTCTTAGTGACAAACCAACCACATTaccaacttttttgaaaagttcCTCAGGCAtgaatgttattattgaaaaaactgcagaagtgaataattttaataattgtgtTAATGAGTTAGTAAACTGTGAACATATAGACATTGAAACTACTCCGTCAAGTTCTAAATCTGAAGAGTtggtaaaaaaagataatagtttttactttaaaaaatccaaaaagaaaaaatcaagaagTGAGGTAATGTTTGAACAGTTAAATGCCactgttaataaatttatgaccTCTCAGGCTGATattgatcataaaattttagaaagtatTTTAGAAAACCACAAACAAGAAGAATCATGTGTTATATTAAAAGTTCGTCAAGTtgaagatttatattttattgaaatagaaCTTTCATTGGCAGATTTGACACTAGAAAAACTTACTTGCACAATAAAAGAGGAATTTTCAGTTCAAGATAATGCATCTTTATTGATTACCAAGTTACCAAATGTACTTATCCGAAATGATAAGGATGTTAAATGTCTTAAAAGTGGGACTGAGATAGAGtttttaattatgattaaaaaaatgtga